In Schistocerca serialis cubense isolate TAMUIC-IGC-003099 chromosome 3, iqSchSeri2.2, whole genome shotgun sequence, the following proteins share a genomic window:
- the LOC126471070 gene encoding uncharacterized protein C9orf85 homolog, producing the protein MSTQRGNTQRTRPQAHQNTKAFKNDLHDTSSQTKLINNIDLSGVCERCKSILEWKIKYKKYKPLKAPKKCVKCEQKSVKKAYHTVCFPCAKLLNVCPKCGKNEKVIEKLISIEEQLKKDAELQRQIKLLSLRRRRTLLRYIASLTKGTNSGFAVGEDEMRKLQEEVTKKLESLKINKDDVLDDLLDDLTDESDDD; encoded by the exons ATGAGCACTCAACGGGGAAATACACAGAGAACCAGGCCACAGGCACACCAAAATACGAAAGCATTTAAAAATGACCTACATGATACCTCTTCTCAGACAAAGCTTATAAATAATATTGATCTGTCTGGTGTGTGTGAAAGATGCAAGAGCATCTTGGAAtggaaaattaaatacaaaaaatacaagcCCCTAAAGGCtccaaaaaagtgtgtgaaatgtgAACAGAAAAGTGTAAAAAAGGCTTACCATACAGTCTGTTTCCCTTGTGCCAAATTACTGAATGTATGCCCAAAATGTGGTAAAAATGAGAAAGTTATTGAAAAACTCATTTCTATTGAAGAACAACTGAAAAAGGATGCTGAACTCCAGAGACAAATAAAGCTGCTGTCATTGCGAAGACGACGAACACTTCTACGTTACATTGCTAGCCTTACCAAGGGTACAAATTCAG GCTTTGCTGTGGGAGAAGATGAAATGAGGAAACTGCAGGAAGAAGTTACAAAAAAACTGGAATCACTGaaaataaacaaagatgatgttctggaTGACTTATTAGATGATCTTACTGATGAAAGTGATGATGATTGA